In the genome of Sphingomonas alpina, the window GCGGTCGGCGCGCTCCGGCGCGTCATAGAGCTGAACCAGTAGTGCGCCTTGTCCGACCGTGGCGCCGGCGGTGACGCGCAGGGCCACGACGCGACCGGAAACCTCGGGCGCCAGCATCACTTCGCGCACGGCCCGGAGCGAGCCGACCGCTTCCAGCGCCGCCGGCACATCGCCTGGCTGCACGACCATCGCCGCGACCGGCGTGGCCGGCGGTGCCCCCTGCGCCGGTGCCGCCGAGCGGGCGGCCTTCCAGGCATAGAGGCCGCCGAATAGCAGCACGATCACCGCCGCAGCAAGGATCAGCGGACGAATCCGCGATCGATCGGCGGTGAGGGGCAAGGGCGAATCGGGGGAGGGCAGTGTCGACATTGCGATCCTGACGTGTTTAAATCGACTGATGGTCAATATTATTGCGAATGATTATTAATTAATGCGCGTCACGTCAAGATGCTCGCGTCGCGGCATTGTCACGCGCTAGGAAGGAGTGATGGCGATCGAGCGATTTGTCCGCAGAGGGCGCGTTGGCCGTGCCCGCCCCCGGCCATCCGGCGCACCGGTCGGCCCGCGTCGCGCCGATCTGCGCCGGGCGACGCTTCTTGCCGCGGCCGGTACCCTGTTCGAGACGCAGGGCGTCGAGGCCACCACGGTCGACGAGATCGCCTTGTTGGCCGGGGTCGCGAAGGGCACTTTCTACCATTATTTCGAGACCAAGGCGGACCTGATCCCGGCGTTGCGCGAGCGCTTTTCCGATGCCTTCATGACCCGGGTGAAACGAGCCGTGAATGCGTGCGGTGCGGGCGACTGGCACGGCAGGCTCAAGGCATGGATCGAGGCGGCCGTGATGGCCTATTTCGATATGAGCGCGCTGCATGACGTGGTGTTCCACGGTGCGGAAATGCCGTTGCGCCAGGCGATGGGCGATATCCCGGTGGTGCTGGATCTGGCGGCGCTGCTGGCCGGGGGAAATGCGGCGGGCGCCTGGGCGGTCAGGGACGCACGCGAAGTCGCGGTCATCATGTTCCACGGCCTGCATGGCGCAACCGACGAAGCGATCGTGACGGGACGAACCGTGGACGAGATCGCCACCCTGTTGTCCGCGCTTTACCTGCGGATGATTGCCGTGCCCGATTAGCCGGCCATCACGGTCGGACGGCCGCATGGCCCGTTGCGAATGCGTCAAGAAAAGCTCCCTTCCCGAATCGGGAGCTGCCTCTATAAAACCTCAACAAAGGTTGAGGTAAAGCGGGAAATGACCGGGAGGAAAGAAACGGATGAAAGCGTGATCGATATTGACGTTGCGCAAGCCGGGGATGGTCCAGCGGTCATCGCGCTATGGGATGCGTGCGGCCTGATCCGTCCGTGGAACGATGCCCGGGCCGATTTCGCGCTGGCGCTCGATACGCCGACCAGCACCATATTGATCGCGCGCGACAAGCAGGCGATCGTGGCCAGTGTCATGACCGGTTTCGACGGCCATCGCGGCTGGGTCTATTATCTCGCAGTGGCGCCCGACAGGCGGCGCGGCGGCCATGGGCGAGCGATGATGGCGGCGGCCGAGCAATGGCTGCGCGGGCGCGGCGTGCCGAAGCTGCAGCTGATGGTGCGCG includes:
- a CDS encoding TetR/AcrR family transcriptional regulator, with translation MAIERFVRRGRVGRARPRPSGAPVGPRRADLRRATLLAAAGTLFETQGVEATTVDEIALLAGVAKGTFYHYFETKADLIPALRERFSDAFMTRVKRAVNACGAGDWHGRLKAWIEAAVMAYFDMSALHDVVFHGAEMPLRQAMGDIPVVLDLAALLAGGNAAGAWAVRDAREVAVIMFHGLHGATDEAIVTGRTVDEIATLLSALYLRMIAVPD
- a CDS encoding GNAT family acetyltransferase; protein product: MIDIDVAQAGDGPAVIALWDACGLIRPWNDARADFALALDTPTSTILIARDKQAIVASVMTGFDGHRGWVYYLAVAPDRRRGGHGRAMMAAAEQWLRGRGVPKLQLMVRDDNEAVLGFYAALGLERQNVVTLGRFLKDDQ